A genomic window from Cricetulus griseus strain 17A/GY chromosome 4, alternate assembly CriGri-PICRH-1.0, whole genome shotgun sequence includes:
- the Trafd1 gene encoding TRAF-type zinc finger domain-containing protein 1: MAEFADDQAARLCDNCKKEIPVFNFTIHEIHCQRNIGVCPVCKEPFPKSDMDVHMATEHCQVTCKCNKKLEKRQLKQHMETECPLRLAVCQHCDLELSVLKLKEHEDYCGARTELCGSCGRNVLVKELKTHPEVCGRVEEEKKNEAALPPDAYDEPWNQDGIWIASQLLRQIEALDPPMRLPGRPLRAFESDPFHSRPISQRNTTAHFPIQNNLFEEQERQERNRSRQSPKESGENNAHLDFMLALSLQNEGQASSMAEQGFWGSVPEADPAHGGPTSLSDIKGAADETLLPCEFCEELYPEELLIDHQTSCNPSHALRSLNTGSSSIRGVEDPGVIFQNFLQQATSNQLDTLVGMSNTAAVEESIIIPCEFCGVQLEEEVLFHHQDQCDQRPATGNHHAMEGIPTQDSQPEDTSPELPKRLVKHQGDPSSGYMDVKQEAAKGSTCSLSPSRTMNNVTTCNPRSECQPSPPRVLKLNNSDSQDRGQSRGSQNGPVASGHAPVIHSIRNIYPENLVPSFPHGPSGRYGASGRSEGGQSSRVTPTAASYHSRAPKAKPPKQQGAGDAEEEEE; encoded by the exons CAAAAAGGAAATCCCCGTGTTTAATTTTACCATCCATGAAATCCACTGTCAGAGGAACATTGGTGTGTGCCCTGTCTGCAAGGAGCCATTCCCCAAATCCGACATGGACGTTCACATGGCCACAGAACACTGTCAG GTGACATGCAAATGTAACAAGAAGTTGGAGAAGAGACAGTTAAAGCAGCATATG GAAACTGAGTGTCCTCTGCGGCTTGCTGTCTGCCAGCACTGTGATCTGGAGCTTTCTGTTCTCAAGCTGAAGGAGCACGAAGATTACTGTGGTGCCCGGACAGAGCTGTGTGGCAGCTGTGGGCGCAATGTGCTTGTGAAAGAGCTGAAGACTCACCCTGAAGTCTGTGGGCGagtggaggaggaaaagaaaaatgaggctgCCCTCCCTCCTGATGCCTACGATGAGCCTTGGAATCAGGATGGAATCTGGATTGCATCCCAGCTCCTCAGACAAATTGAGGCCCTGGACCCTCCCATGAGACTCCCTGGAAGGCCCCTGAGAGCCTTTGAGTCGGACCCTTTCCACAGTAGGCCTATCAGCCAGAGGAACACTACAGCCCATTTTCCAATTCAGAATAATCTGT TTGAAGAACaagaaaggcaagaaaggaaTAGAAGCCGGCAGTCCCCAAAAGAGAGTGGTGAAAATAATGCACACTTGGACTTCATGTTGGCCCTGAGTCTGCAGAATGAAGGACAGGCCTCCAGCATGGCAGAACAGGGCTTCTGGGGGTCTGTGCCTGAGGCTGACCCAGCACATGGTGGGCCCACTTCTCTGAGTGACATAAAGG GTGCAGCTGACGAGACTCTGCTGCCCTGTGAGTTCTGTGAGGAGCTGTACCCAGAGGAGCTGCTCATTGACCACCAG ACAAGCTGCAACCCTTCACATGCCTTACGTTCACTCAATACTGGCAGCTCTTCCATCAGGGGGGTAGAGGATCCTGGTGTcatcttccagaactttctacaGCAGGCCACAAGTAACCAATTAGACACTTTAGTGGGCATGAGCAACACAGCTGCTGTGGAAGAGAGCATCATCATCCCCTGTGAGTTCTGTGGGGTGCAGCTGGAAGAGGAGGTGCTGTTCCACCATCAG gaCCAATGTGATCAACGCCCAGCCACAGGAAACCACCATGCAATGGAGGGCATCCCTACACAGGATTCCCAGCCTGAAGACACTTCACCAGAGCTGCCCAAGAGGCTGGTCAAACATCAGG GAGACCCATCTTCAGGCTACATGGATGTCAAGCAGGAAGCAGCAAAAGGCTCCACCTGCTCGCTGTCTCCCAGCAGAACGATGAACAATGTgactacctgtaaccccagatctGAGTGCCAGCCTAGCCCTCCTCGTGTGCTGAAACTCAACAACTCAGACAGCCAGGATAGAGGGCAGAGTCGGGGCAGCCAGAATGGGCCTGTAGCATCTGGGCATGCTCCAGTGATCCACTCTATTCgaaatatctatccagaaaacctTGTGCCCTCTTTTCCTCATGGGCCCTCTGGGAGATATGGAGCTAG CGGGAGGAGTGAAGGTGGTCAGAGCTCTCGGGTTACCCCTACAGCTGCCAGCTACCACAGCAGAGCCCCAAAG GcaaagcctccaaagcaacagggaGCGGGGgatgcagaggaagaggaggagtaa